The nucleotide window CGACATCGCCCATTCTAGTGATCTGATATCCATGGTCCGAGCAGACTTTAATGAACTCTTCCTTCCCACAACCGGGCATACCTGTGACGCATATCACCGGCAAGATTCTACCCACCCAGTTGTCATTCAATCGAATCCTATAAGAACCTATTGAAGTTTCTTGGCCCGCCCTCAGAGAACCGAAAATTAGAAATAACCACGTGGAGTAGAGAGATGTCCCAGTGGGTGATGAGAAATGCCTTTAGATCTTGATCTGAGTAAACTGCGGTTCGGCACCGAACTGCTCAAGAGGGGATTTGCGAAAATGCAGAAGGGCGGCGTCATAATGGATGTCACAAACGCCGAGCAGGCCGTGATCTCCGAAGAAGCAGGTGCCGTTGCCGTGATGGCCCTCGAGAGAGTTCCTGCCGACATTAGAACTGCGGGGGGCGTCGCCAGGATGGCCGACCCCAAGAGGATTGAGGAGATAATCGGATCGGTCACGATACCTGTCATGGCCAAGGCCAGGATCGGTCATTTTGCGGAGGCCCAAGCCCTGGAGACCCTCGGGGTCGATATGGTCGATGAGTCCGAGGTTCTGACCCCCGCGGATCCTTTCTTCCACATAGACAAGAAGCAGTTCAAGATACCCTTTGTGTGTGGGACCAGAAACCTGGGCGAAGCGGCCAGGCGACTATTCGAAGGTGCCGCGATGATGCGGACAAAGGGTGAGGCGGGAACGGGAAACGTTGTAGAAGCGGTCCGCCATATGAGGATAATGAATTCCTCCATCTGCAGACTCGGCGACCTGTCCGAATCCGAGATGCACAGAACCGCCGGGAAGTTCGCTGAGAAGTACCTTACGCTGGCTGGGTTCGTGAAGTCACACATGGCAGATGAGAAAGCAGACTTCTCGACGATGACGATTTTTGGCGGGAAGACGTA belongs to Candidatus Thermoplasmatota archaeon and includes:
- the pdxS gene encoding pyridoxal 5'-phosphate synthase lyase subunit PdxS yields the protein MPLDLDLSKLRFGTELLKRGFAKMQKGGVIMDVTNAEQAVISEEAGAVAVMALERVPADIRTAGGVARMADPKRIEEIIGSVTIPVMAKARIGHFAEAQALETLGVDMVDESEVLTPADPFFHIDKKQFKIPFVCGTRNLGEAARRLFEGAAMMRTKGEAGTGNVVEAVRHMRIMNSSICRLGDLSESEMHRTAGKFAEKYLTLAGFVKSHMADEKADFSTMTIFGGKTYSTMVEEIHDVLKEIAEMKRLPVVNFAAGGIATPADAAIMMQLGCDGVFVGSGIFKSGDPPVMARAIVEAVTNFDDPSVIAEVSKSLGDPMRGLDINEIPEHERLQERGI